The DNA segment GCAAAGCAGCTTCCGTGACCTTGCAGGTGAGCGACATCCACCAGAAAACCATTGTGAAATAAAAGAAGACTTCAGCCGTGACCGACCAGCCTGCTACCTCCCTTGCGCTGCCTGACATCAGCAATCCGCTGCGTCTGTACATGGCACGCCTGGCTCCGTCGAGCCGGCAAACCATGCGCTACGTGCTGCAGGACGCTGCTGACCGGCTGGGGCTGACCGACGCCGACATCTTCGAAGTGCCCTGGCACACCTTGCAGCCAGGGCACATCACCGCCCTGGTAGCGACCCTGCGTGACGATGACTACGCGCCCAATACCACCTCGCTATACGTCAATGCCATTCGCGGGGTGATGAACGAAGCCTGGCGCCAGGACTTGATCAGCCATGATCAGTTGCTGAAAATCCGCTCGGTCAAACCCATGGCCGGCAGCCGCCTGAGCCGCGGCAGCAACATCCGCCGTAATCTGATTCGCGAGTTGATGGACGTCTGCGCCGCCGACCCGCGCCCGCAAGGTCGGCGCGATGCGGCGATTATCGCCATTTTGTACGGTTCCGGGATGCGCAAGTCAGAGTCGGTGAACATCGACCTCAACCAGGTGGACTTCGAGCAGCGTTGCCTGCGCGTGCAAGGCAAAGGCAACAAGCAACTGATCAAGTACGCCCCGGCCTGGGCCTTCGAGGCGCTGCAAGGCTGGCTGGCACTGCGCCGCGAGCAACTGCCGGCCGGCCAGGCAGACGACGCCTTTCTGTTCAACCGCATCCGCCGTGGCAGCCACATCACCCGCGAGCGCATCACCAAGCACGCCATTTACTTCATCGCCCGCCAGCGCGGTCGGCAGGTGGGCGTGAACATCATGCCCCACGACTTCCGGCGCTCGTTCATCACCCGGGTCATCGAAGAGTTCGACCTGTCCATCGCCCAGAAACTCGCCCACCACACCCACATCGCGACCACCGCCAGCTACGACATGCGCAGCGATAACGAGCGGCGGCGGGTGGTGGATCATCTGGAACTCTGAGCCTCCCGGCAGCCGAGCACCTGGCAGATCTCCCTTAGCGCATCGGTGCGTGCCAAACCCCCCGATGCCTGGTTGGCGCCCACATGGGGCGCAGTGCGCACACAAGAATCGGCAAAACTGAACGGCTGCCCGGTGTCGCGGTTAACCAACTCGCCGGCCCGTTGTTCTTCGATTCGGCACAGCCGGGCGCTTTGTGCTCCCTGAGAGACCCGCGTGGTGAGCGGCAAAGGGTAATCGAAACCGTGTTGGCCATCGGCGTAGGGATACAGCTTCACATCCTGACCCGTCTGTTGCAGGCGGGTGACGTATTCGGCACAGCGCTCTATACCGTTGTAATCATCGGCAAGACCATGGAACACCCGAACTGGTGCGGCTTGCAGGCGGTTATCCTGCTGGTAACGGGTTGCACAATCGGGATAGAAGGCAAAGAAGCCTTTGAAACCGTTCTCGCCACCCCACAACGTCTGGAAGCGTAACAGGCTGGCGTACAGGGTTGCCTGACCGCCCCGGGAAAACCCCAACAGCGCGACCTTCTGACCATCAACGCGCGGGTGCTGTTGCAGGGCCTGTAGCGCGCGATAACTGTCCAGCACCATGTTCAGGCGGCCCAGGCTGGCCTGATCCTTCGATACATTGACCAGCCCACGGCCGCTGAAGCTGTCCAGAGTCAGCGTCGCCAGACCCTGGTGGTTGAGCCGTCGCGCCCAGTATTCGGTGCCCGCACCCAGACCGCTTGAGCCGTGCAGCAGGATCACCACCGGCGCCTTGTCGACGCCCTGAGGCAGGCGCAGCTCAGCACCCAGCCGCACGGGCTGACCGTCGTTTTGGCCAGTGAGAAACTGGCGGTCGCTCAGGGTCAGGCTGTCGATGCTCAACAGTTCTACCCGTGCCGGCAGGTCAGCCAACGAATCGTCGGCCACCGCCAGCGAAGCCGCGAGCGCGAGCAAGACGCCTGAAATCAACGCCTTCATAGTTCATAGCTCAGTGACAACAGCACGGTGCGCGGATCGTTCAGGCCGTAGGCCCGGGCGCCGCTGGAGGCTGAATAAATGACGGTTTGCGGATAGGCACGATCAAGGATGTTCTTCACCCCCAGACCAGCGCTCCAGTGGCCGTCAGCGGTGATGTAACGCAGGTTGGCGTTCCAGAAGAACTGCTCGGGCAGCTCGTAGATCGGCTGGTTAAGTGCATTGGTGGTCGAGCGCGCTTGGTATTGCAGGTCGGTGTTGAAGCTCAGCTCGCCCGGCAGGTTCACCGGCAACCGGTAGCTGGCAGCCGTGGAAGCGGTCCAGCGCGGTGAGTAGGGCATGCGGTTGTCGTCGGCATCCACACCGGGCCCACCCGCATTGGCAAAACGCTCGTAAAAGGCTTCCAAATAACCAAGATTCAAGGTCAGTTGCAGGGCATCGGTGGCAGCCCACTGGTTTTCCAGCTCCGCCCCGTAGGTATGCGCGCCACCGGCATTGATCCGCGCATAGAAATTGCCGATCGACGGCGCATACGCGCTGGCTTGCAGGTCTTTGTAGTCGTTGTAGAACAGCGCCAGATTGCTGCGCAGTCGGCCATTGAAAAACTCGCCCTTGATCCCGGTTTCCCAGGTGGTGACGGTTTCCGGATCGAACGCGGTTTGTGCTGAGGCCGCTGCGGTTGCGCGGTTATCGTAGCCGCCGGCCTTGAAGCCTTGGGACACCGATGCGTATTGCATCAGCTTGTCGGTCCAGACATATTCCAGGCCTAGCTTCGGAGTCCAGGAGTTCCAGGTCTGGTTTTCATCGGCGCTAAAGCGCAGGCCGTTGGGCTGGCGGTCAGTGGTGATGTCGTAGTTGGCGAAGGTGAAACCCTTGCGCTCATGGGTGAAACGCAGGCCGGCGGTCAGGCTCAGCTTGTCGGTCAGCTTGTAGTTGCCCTGGCTGTAGATCGCCGCGCTGTCGGTACGGGTTGTGCTGTACAGGCCGTTGCCGACGATGCGGTTCTGGGCAATGTTGCGGGTCAGGCTGTCGCGCTCGGCCATGAAACGCTCATGAAAGAAGAACAGCCCGGTACTGAAATTGAAACGGTCGTAATCGCCGTTGAGCTGAAGTTCCTGGGTGGCGTAGTTCTGCTTGTAGAGGATATACGAACGCTGAATGAACGCTGCAGCCCCTGAGTTTTCCGAATTGACCCGCTGGTTGAAGGCCGACCAGGCACTGACCGACTTGAAGCTCAGATGGTCGTCGATCTGGTAGATCGCGCGCAGTACCGAACTGCCTTGGTCCAGACGGTTATGCGGTACCCAGCTCAACTGCGTAGTGAACTTGTCGTAACGACCGTTGGCGTCAAACGGGGTGTAACTGCTGCTCTCGCCATGGTCGAAGGCGCCGCTCAAGGTCAGTTGCACGTCCCAGCGCGAATCAGTCGGTGCCCAGCGCAGCTTGCCACGGTAAGCCTGACTGTCGATGTCGTTGCCATCACGGCCCAGAGTCTTGTTGCGCACCGTGCCGTCACGTTGCAGGTCCATGGCCGAGAAGCTGGCGTACAAGGTGTCGTCGACCAGCGGCCCGGAAACCAGCAGGCGGGCATTGCGGGCGCTGTAGTTGCCCAGCTCCAGCTCATAGCGGGCCCGGGTTTCCTGGCTTGGGTCGCTGGTCAGAATACGGATGGCGCCGGCGCTACTGTTGCGGCCATACAGCGTGCCTTGCGGGCCACGCAGCACCTCGACGCGCTCGACGTCGTTGAAGTCGACCATCGAACCGATGGCCCGCGGGATGTAAAGATCGTCGGCGTATACCGCCACGGCGGCCTCCTGGATCGGGTCTGACTCGCCGATGCCGCGAATCGAATAGGTCTGGGTGCTATGGCCGATGGAGTTGCGCCCCAGGCCCAGGTTCGGTACCTGGCCTGCGAGGTCGCGCACGCTCTTGACCTGGGTCTGCTCCAGGCGCTGGCTGTCGAAGGCCGAGATGGCCAACGGGGTGCGTTGCAAGTCTTCGCTGCGGTGCTCAGAGGTCACGGTTACGACCGCCAGCGCCGCAGCGGGTGGCAGGTCGCTGGTGCTCAACGGTGTATTGGCGGCGGGCGCCGGTTCAACCAGAATTCCGTGGGTGCCAGGCCGTGCCACCAGCCCGCTGCCTTGCAGAGCGGCATCGATAGCCTGCTCGTTGCTCAGGCGACCGCGTACTGCCGGAGCCTGTAAAGGTGCGACCAGTTGCGGGTCGAACGAAATCGCCTCGCCACTCTGCTCGGAAATGCTCAGCAAGGTGCTGGCCAGCGGTCCTGGGTTGATCTGGAACTCATGGTCGGCAGCCAGTACCGTCAGAGGGGCGCAAAGGCCCAAGGCAAGGCTGAGGAGCGTACGGGGAAACGGCATTCGAGCATTCCTTTATGAGTGATGCTCTGATGTGCAACGGCATGGCGTTTTGTTAAGGGGTCGTTCAGACCGGTTCGGCATAAGCTTATGTCGGACTGATTCGCACCCAATAGCGGCTGAAGAACTGCAAGCGCAGACCCAGACTGTCGCTCAGCAGGGCCAGGCTGCGGTCGGTATCGTCCAGCGGATAGATCCCGCTGACCCGGCGGGGTGCCAGGCGCGGGTCCAATTGGATAACGCCGAGGCGGTAATCCTGCAAAGCGCCGATCACCTGTTCCAGCGGCTGATTCTCGACCCGCAGCAAGCCTCGGGTCCAGGCCTCGTCGGCACTGCTGCCGGTATCAATACTCTGCAACCCGTTGGCATCAAAGTGGGCTCGCTGCCCGGCACTGAGGCTGTGCTGTTGGCCGCGAACGAGCAAGTTGGCCGAACCTTCGAGCAATGAAACGCGGCTGGCCTCAGGCTCACGCCGCATTACCAGCCGGGCTTGGTGGGCGAGCAGCGTGCCGTGGGCTGTATCGAGCTTGAAGAGTTCCCCCGCTGCGATGCTCAGGCTGATTTGTCCCTGCTCCAGCTCAAGGCAGCGCACAGCGGGGCTACGCACTGAGCTGCAGGCATCCAGGGTCAACTGACTGCCGTCGGCCAGACGCCAGTGCCCGCGTTCAGCAGTACCCGTACGCCAGTGTTCGCCGGGCTGCAGTGCACGCAACACCTGCGGGCCGGCCAGCACCCCTAGCAATGCCAGGCTCAGACCGCTGCCGGCAGCGCGCAGGAATCTCCGGCGGCTGTCCGCTGCATCGACCACCGCCGCCAATTGGCGGCTCGACAGTTGCCCCAAACCCGGCGCCTGCAAACCTTGCAGTTGGCCAGTGAGCTGACCGATGGCTGCCGCTTCGCGGGGATGTTCGCGGGCCCATTGTTCATAGTCCTGACGCTGACCCGGCGTGGCTTCTCCGGAGCTGATCAGGGCCAGCCAACGGGCTGCCTGTTGGAGCGTATCGTTCGCGCTCATGGGGCCAGCAACACTTGCAGGCAGCAGCGATAGGCCCGCTCCATGTATTGATGAATACGCGGCCCGCTGACCCCCAACTCTTGGGCGATTTGCCGATAGGTCAGGCCGCCGAAATGATAATGGATAAACGCAGCCTTGACCTTGCCAGGCAAGCCGTCCAATAACCGATCAAGCATCTGTAGCGCCTCGCTGGCCAGATACTGGTCTTGCGGCGAGGGCTGGAGTTCTTGCGGCAGGCTGGCCAGACTCTCTCGATAGGCACGCTCAAGATCGGCACGGCGCCAGCTTTCATACATCACCCTTCGGGCAATGGTGGTCAGCAGTGCACGTGGCTCGCGGATGCGCTCACCGTTATCCAGGCGCAGCACCCGCAGGAAGGTCTCGGCAGCGAAGTCTTCGGCATCATGGCGGTTCTGGGTGCGGCGTTGCAGATGGTTGCGCAGCCAGGCGAATTCACGTTCGAACAGCAAGCGGGTCCAGGCGCTGTGGCCAGAGGATGGGAGGGTAGACATGACAGATCGGCACGCAATGGATACCGCGCTGGCT comes from the Pseudomonas sp. StFLB209 genome and includes:
- a CDS encoding site-specific integrase; amino-acid sequence: MARLAPSSRQTMRYVLQDAADRLGLTDADIFEVPWHTLQPGHITALVATLRDDDYAPNTTSLYVNAIRGVMNEAWRQDLISHDQLLKIRSVKPMAGSRLSRGSNIRRNLIRELMDVCAADPRPQGRRDAAIIAILYGSGMRKSESVNIDLNQVDFEQRCLRVQGKGNKQLIKYAPAWAFEALQGWLALRREQLPAGQADDAFLFNRIRRGSHITRERITKHAIYFIARQRGRQVGVNIMPHDFRRSFITRVIEEFDLSIAQKLAHHTHIATTASYDMRSDNERRRVVDHLEL
- a CDS encoding dienelactone hydrolase family protein → MKALISGVLLALAASLAVADDSLADLPARVELLSIDSLTLSDRQFLTGQNDGQPVRLGAELRLPQGVDKAPVVILLHGSSGLGAGTEYWARRLNHQGLATLTLDSFSGRGLVNVSKDQASLGRLNMVLDSYRALQALQQHPRVDGQKVALLGFSRGGQATLYASLLRFQTLWGGENGFKGFFAFYPDCATRYQQDNRLQAAPVRVFHGLADDYNGIERCAEYVTRLQQTGQDVKLYPYADGQHGFDYPLPLTTRVSQGAQSARLCRIEEQRAGELVNRDTGQPFSFADSCVRTAPHVGANQASGGLARTDALREICQVLGCREAQSSR
- a CDS encoding TonB-dependent receptor domain-containing protein, yielding MPFPRTLLSLALGLCAPLTVLAADHEFQINPGPLASTLLSISEQSGEAISFDPQLVAPLQAPAVRGRLSNEQAIDAALQGSGLVARPGTHGILVEPAPAANTPLSTSDLPPAAALAVVTVTSEHRSEDLQRTPLAISAFDSQRLEQTQVKSVRDLAGQVPNLGLGRNSIGHSTQTYSIRGIGESDPIQEAAVAVYADDLYIPRAIGSMVDFNDVERVEVLRGPQGTLYGRNSSAGAIRILTSDPSQETRARYELELGNYSARNARLLVSGPLVDDTLYASFSAMDLQRDGTVRNKTLGRDGNDIDSQAYRGKLRWAPTDSRWDVQLTLSGAFDHGESSSYTPFDANGRYDKFTTQLSWVPHNRLDQGSSVLRAIYQIDDHLSFKSVSAWSAFNQRVNSENSGAAAFIQRSYILYKQNYATQELQLNGDYDRFNFSTGLFFFHERFMAERDSLTRNIAQNRIVGNGLYSTTRTDSAAIYSQGNYKLTDKLSLTAGLRFTHERKGFTFANYDITTDRQPNGLRFSADENQTWNSWTPKLGLEYVWTDKLMQYASVSQGFKAGGYDNRATAAASAQTAFDPETVTTWETGIKGEFFNGRLRSNLALFYNDYKDLQASAYAPSIGNFYARINAGGAHTYGAELENQWAATDALQLTLNLGYLEAFYERFANAGGPGVDADDNRMPYSPRWTASTAASYRLPVNLPGELSFNTDLQYQARSTTNALNQPIYELPEQFFWNANLRYITADGHWSAGLGVKNILDRAYPQTVIYSASSGARAYGLNDPRTVLLSLSYEL
- a CDS encoding FecR domain-containing protein, coding for MSANDTLQQAARWLALISSGEATPGQRQDYEQWAREHPREAAAIGQLTGQLQGLQAPGLGQLSSRQLAAVVDAADSRRRFLRAAGSGLSLALLGVLAGPQVLRALQPGEHWRTGTAERGHWRLADGSQLTLDACSSVRSPAVRCLELEQGQISLSIAAGELFKLDTAHGTLLAHQARLVMRREPEASRVSLLEGSANLLVRGQQHSLSAGQRAHFDANGLQSIDTGSSADEAWTRGLLRVENQPLEQVIGALQDYRLGVIQLDPRLAPRRVSGIYPLDDTDRSLALLSDSLGLRLQFFSRYWVRISPT
- a CDS encoding sigma-70 family RNA polymerase sigma factor; translation: MSTLPSSGHSAWTRLLFEREFAWLRNHLQRRTQNRHDAEDFAAETFLRVLRLDNGERIREPRALLTTIARRVMYESWRRADLERAYRESLASLPQELQPSPQDQYLASEALQMLDRLLDGLPGKVKAAFIHYHFGGLTYRQIAQELGVSGPRIHQYMERAYRCCLQVLLAP